Part of the Tistrella bauzanensis genome is shown below.
GTCCTATATCGGCCTGGAGCCTGCAGAAGAGGCCGCGGCCCTTGCCCCGCATGGCCTGCCCAGCACGGTCAGGGTGTGCCGGATCGACGGCTATCCGGCCCTGCCCGACGGCCGGGTGATCATTCTTGAGAACAATGCCGACAGCCCGGCCGGCACTATGTTCACCGGCCGGATCAATGCCGTGGTCGATACCCTGATCGAAGCGCCGCTGGCGGCGGCCGGATTGCAGATCCGCAAGCTGCCGCTGGACCAGGGCGCGCCGCTGCTGGAACGCTTCCTGGCCGATTACCGCGCCTGGGGTGGCAAGGCCGCCGATCCGGTGCTGGCCGTGCTGCAGGAGGATGGCAAGGCCAATGTCGAATCGATCGAGATGGCGGCCGCCTATTCGGCGCTGGGCACCCGCACCGTGGTGGCCGATCCGCGCCAGATCAGCTTTCGCGACGGCGGCGCCTGGTTTGGCGATCTGAAGATCGATCTGTGCTGGAACAAGATCAACACGGTCTATTGGCGCCGGCTGACGGCGGCGCATCCCGATCTGCTGCCACGCTGGGTGGCGGCGGTGGAGGCGCGGTCGATCCTGCATCTGAACCCGTTCCCGGCCCGCTATGTGGCCGAGAGCAAGCGGATGCTGGGCCTGCTGCGCGAGCCGCGTTTCGCCCATCACTTCACCGCCGATGAACGCGCGCTGGCCGAACGGCTGCTGCCCTGGGCCGCGAAGCTGGAAGAGGGCAAGTCGGTCAGCTTCGGCGGCGAGACCCACGACCTGCGCCAGTTGCTGCTGACCCGGCCGCAGGACTGGGTGCTGAAGGAGCCCTATGACATCCGTGGCGACGGCGTGACCATCGGCCGCGACGTCGACCATGAGACCTGGGTCGCCAGGATCGATCAGGGCTTTGCCGAGGGCAATATCGCCCAGCGCTATATCCCACCGCTGACCTATCCGATCCTGACCGATCTGGAGACCGGCGCCTGCGTGCCGATGAAGATCAGCCTGGACAGCTTCGTGTTCGGGGGCCGCTTCATCGGCTTCGGCGCCAAGGCCAGCAACAACGAGCGGGTCAATGTCTTCCAGGGTGGCCGCAAGCTGGCGGTGCGGGTGGCCGAGCCGCTGGCCGCGGCCGCCCTGGCATCGGATGCCGCCTGACCCTTCGCAATCCTCGATCGACCGCCGCAGAAAGCTGCCTGACCCATGACCGACCAGACCCCCCCTGTGACCCCTGCCGAGACCATGGCGACGGCGCCCCTCGACGATGCCAGCGTGCTGGCGGTACTGTCGCGCGCCTCGACCGCCGCCGTGTCGGATGTGCTCGACATGCTGGGCTATGACAATGGCCTGCTGGGCATCCGGCCGCTTCAGGCCGGTCACCGGGTGTGCGGCCCGGCCTATACCGTGCGCTTCGAGCCGGTGGCCGCCGGCGAGCCGGCGCCTGCCGCCGATTACATCGAGGACGTGCCAGCAGGCCATGTGGTGCTGCTGGCCAATGACGGCCGCACCTGGTGCACGGTCTGGGGGGATATCCTGTCGGCGATCGCCAAGACCCGTGGCATCGCCGGCACGGTGATCGACGGCGCCTGCCGCGACGCCACCGAGATCATGGCGATCGGCTATCCGCTGTTCTCGCTGACGGCTTATATGAAATCGGGTAAGAACCGGGTGAAGATGACCGGTGCCCAGGTGCCGGTCACGGCCGGCGGCGCCCGGGTCGAGCCCGGCGACTGGCTGGTCGGCGATGACAGCGGCG
Proteins encoded:
- a CDS encoding RraA family protein produces the protein MTDQTPPVTPAETMATAPLDDASVLAVLSRASTAAVSDVLDMLGYDNGLLGIRPLQAGHRVCGPAYTVRFEPVAAGEPAPAADYIEDVPAGHVVLLANDGRTWCTVWGDILSAIAKTRGIAGTVIDGACRDATEIMAIGYPLFSLTAYMKSGKNRVKMTGAQVPVTAGGARVEPGDWLVGDDSGVVVVPAARRAEVAALVQEVEAMEARVIADVRAGIPLAEARRRQGYNRFALKVEAPR